TGTATCTATTATGCATTGAGTTACAAAATGAACAAAGAGAAAAGGACATATAGTTTAATATAATAATTTTTTAGTCAGAGATATTAAACAATAATTAATGCTTATGTCTTCTAAGGTTTGAGCCCATGTGAGAGTATGGGTTGATGGACTAGTGCTGATAATAGGTGGTTAGCACCTATTAGCAGCTATAAATCTACTAGTGGAACTAATAGTTAGCAGCTCTATACCTAATCTTAGTCTATTAGAAAATCTGTTTGGATCCACTAGTACTGATTTTGGCTGCTAACTATTAGCACTAGTGGATCAAAAAGGCCCCAAATTACCTTGGCTACATATGCAGTTTTTATTTTGTTTGTGTTCCACTGCTCTTTTATAATTGAAGCCATTTTGTCACCTGTCGTTGCATGCAATTAATACCCTTACAAACCTATAGGTACTTCATTGTCATCGATGATCTATGGGATGAATCAGCATGGAAATTATCAAGTGTGCTTTGATTGACAACTGTCATGGAAGCAGGGTAATTGTGACGACCCGTAATCTTCATGTGGCAAAACTGTGTGCAACTCCTATTGGTGGTGCCTTGTGTGAACTAGAACCTCTCTCTGATGCACACTCCAAAAGGTTGTTCTGTAAAAGGGTATTTAACAAAGATGGAATTCATAATGAGTTGGATGAAGTAGCCGGGAGAATTTTGAAGAAATGTGGTGGAGTACCATTAGCTATCATTACCGTAGCTAGTTTGTTGGCTAGTAAACCCAGAACAAGGTATGAATGGAATCGTGTATACAGATCTCTTGGTTCAGGACTTGATAAAGATAAGACTATGGAGAATATGCGAGTCATTTTATCTCTCAGTTACTATGAGCTTCCTTCCTATCTAAAGCCCTGTTTAATGTATTTAAGCCTATTTCCGGAGCATTGCCATATTGACAAAGACAGCCTTGTGAGGAGATGGGTTGCCGAAGGCCTTGTGGATGGACAAGATGGGAGAAATTTGTACGAGCTGTATGACCTTGGAGAGAGTTATTTCATTGAGCTTGTTAATAGAAGTTTCATCCAGCCATTAGACATTGATGCTGTAGATGGTATTCCAAATGCTTGTTGTGCATGATGTGATACTTGATCTTCTAATTTCCCTGTCAACTGAGGATAATTTTGTGTCAAGGTTAGATTGTCAGAACTTTGTCCCCTCAACACGTAAGATTCGCCGACTGTTGCTGCAAGACAATCAGGAGGAAGTCATAGTGCCACAAACAGTGGACGTATCCCATGTGAGGTCAGTGATTGCATTTGGTGATGCTTTTAACTGGATGCCACATCTGTCAAGGTTTAAGTTTCTTCGTGTTTTGGATCTGGAAGGTTTCCCAAGTAAGAATAATCATCCAAGGGATCTACGACATTTGCATCATTTGAGGTATCTGCAGCTACGTGGTTATCTTGGAAGAGAGGTACTAGAAGAAATTGGAAACCTACAGCACCTAAAGATGCTGGACTTAAGTCATGCCTACGTACATGATCATGAACTGCCGGCAAGTATCATTCGGCTTAGAAACCTTCAAAGTCTACTTGTCGATGTTGGTGTCAAGATGCCACAAGGAATTGGGAGCTTAAGTCTACTGCAAGAAATATCATGGATTGAGGTGGAACCAAACACTGCATGCTGAGTTTGGAAGGTTAACAGAGACGAGGGTGCTCTGCATATATGGACTAGGTTTCGACGAGAGTGACGACCAGGCTTTTCTCCAGAGTCTGTCCAATCTAAGCAACCTTTTGGGTTTATTCATTGATCGATCTAAGCTATGTTCCTTAGATAACTTGTCCGATCCTAGGCGCGTCCCAGCACGCCTCCGTTTCTTTCGTGGAACCAGGACAACCTTCCAGCAGCTGCCACGTTGGTTTTCATGGCTCTCTGAGCTGTCCGGCTTAACCATCACCGTAATAAGCTCACACAGGATGACCTCAAAATGCTTGG
This sequence is a window from Miscanthus floridulus cultivar M001 chromosome 10, ASM1932011v1, whole genome shotgun sequence. Protein-coding genes within it:
- the LOC136488808 gene encoding disease resistance protein PIK6-NP-like — translated: MVFQMLVVHDVILDLLISLSTEDNFVSRLDCQNFVPSTRKIRRLLLQDNQEEVIVPQTVDVSHVRSVIAFGDAFNWMPHLSRFKFLRVLDLEGFPSKNNHPRDLRHLHHLRYLQLRGYLGREVLEEIGNLQHLKMLDLSHAYVHDHELPASIIRLRNLQSLLVDVGVKMPQGIGSLSLLQEISWIEVEPNTAC